In a genomic window of Myotis daubentonii chromosome 18, mMyoDau2.1, whole genome shotgun sequence:
- the LOC132220413 gene encoding small integral membrane protein 12, giving the protein MWPVFWTVVRTYAPYVTFPVAFVVGAVGYHLEWFIRGKDPQPVEEEKSISERREDRKLDELLGKDHTQVVSLKDKLEFAPKAVLNRNRPEKN; this is encoded by the coding sequence ATGTGGCCTGTGTTTTGGACCGTGGTGCGTACTTATGCTCCCTATGTCACGTTTCCTGTGGCCTTCGTGGTCGGGGCTGTGGGCTACCACCTGGAATGGTTCATCCGGGGAAAAGATCCCCAGCCCGTGGAGGAGGAGAAGAGCATCTCAGAGCGTCGGGAGGACCGAAAGTTGGATGAGCTGCTAGGCAAGGACCACACCCAGGTGGTGAGCCTTAAGGACAAGCTGGAATTTGCCCCTAAAGCCGTCCTGAACAGAAACCGCCCGGAGAAGAATTAG